One genomic region from Antedon mediterranea chromosome 3, ecAntMedi1.1, whole genome shotgun sequence encodes:
- the LOC140044721 gene encoding uncharacterized protein produces the protein MASKMQQQDTAVKNSITFKSRCLDVNFDLEDTDYKPIENIGTGAYGVVCSAINKNSGIKVAIKKIPNAFCEETIAKRTYREIRILRHFRHENIIAIREILNIKGPVSGFKDVYVVLDLMESDLHQIIHSKQVFSEEHVRYFLYQILRGLKYIHSANVIHRDLKPSNLLVNGNCELKIGDFGMARGVSSVQDHKRHMRMTNYVATRWYRAPELLFPMEHYVKSVDMWSVGCILAEMIGRKQIFPGKNLIDQLTLVTQVLGLPPDKMLQSCHSDQVYNFFHKNYGHIKPIDLKTKYPEADSQALDLLSQMLKYSPEERVTSADALKHPYLAKYHDPLDEPLCFPQFDFSFENEKMTKEHIQEKVAKIIAKYHRHKKPISKVPLGTFMKPIPRVCGTVNQKGTNSSLSNQFIPDVLEKKQNATNFLQPSLIQNNTDNELSSGKAKPTETLNGPEINIQNNAYDGNCKESKMDLLVATQQSITDVEMKSATSLCGSGQINNQEINPNGKNSSQPPVDVIMRSASREDLLQDLPQHKRNDLQKLNAKAAVSSDVTMKSVDHGDAKKSVDEGAKSTSETSQKTISTDTKALIKAALLNAALRNKIKASEPDSTAKSNANALPIGGRKMSVKAWERQKEREDKRKLKLKKATERQKKQKAKTKIQENNGLFLTQEDREMLERWNKMRATAQEDKEKGTVNLKLSKSEPNIQTSLKTSVQAQQSNAQQTVMSSSNQTIPSSLENSSGYLNKDRNLPTTFVLAGQGQSQQGQPVQIKLTQPTTFVIKNSANLALNTRVPIRQNLKPIAPKKQQCANIQTKFTNHVAVAPSNTKEPISDQNISNLDQNKVHTYSAIDMFNDMQIKPSVPTKATLKSPQRLFQPVSPSPPFIQHGSPPTYEEALEAKQKTPTKMSPLLRDEFLIAHNFGGASAKMSAPDLFKDVIPPQGFYRDSNSQPDIAFVTHQFSKSGMIDVLPPILQLTPRGDGAGYGLTMDLEELLNQSLDMQPPPLSTGVKCESGPLSASLLSDWLDLHNLNPADLQAVQQELGLPSPFNISNLPDITNPTPKDK, from the exons ATGGCAAGCAAGATGCAACAACAAGATACTGCTGTGAAGAACTCAATAACTTTCAAAAGTCGGTGTTTAGATGTGAATTTTGACCTTGAAGACACAGACTACAAGCCCATCGAAAATATTGGAACCG gTGCTTATGGTGTTGTGTGTTCTGCAATAAACAAAAATTCTGGTATCAAAGTCGCTATTAAAAAAATTCCAAATGCATTTTGTGAAGAGACAATAGCCAAACGTACATATCGTGAGATTCGCATTCTCCGTCACTTTCGGCATGAAAACATTATTGCTATTCGtgaaatattaaacattaaaggACCTGTTTCTGGATTCAAAGATGTGTATGTTGTTTTAGATTTAATGGAGAGTGACCTGCACCAGATCATACATTCTAAACAAGTATTTTCCGAGGAGCATGTCAGGTATTTCCTTTACCAAATTCTACGTGGATTAAAGTACATCCACTCTGCTAATGTCATACATCGCGATTTGAAGCCGAGTAATCTCCTGGTTAATGGAAACTGTGAATTGAAGATTGGAGATTTTGGAATGGCTAGAGGAGTTTCATCTGTTCAGGATCATAAACGGCATATGCGCATGACAAATTATGTTGCAACAAGATGGTATAGAGCTCCAGAATTGCTGTTCCCAATGGAACATTATGTAAAGTCTGTTGACATGTGGTCAGTTGGTTGTATCCTGGCAGAAATGATTGGCAGGAAGCAAATATTCCCAGGAAAGAACCTGATTGACCAGTTGACCTTAGTGACTCAAGTTTTAGGCCTGCCCCCAGACAAGATGCTGCAATCTTGCCATAGTGATCAGGTCTATAATTTCTTTCACAAAAACTATGGTCATATCAAAcctattgatttaaaaacaaagtATCCAGAGGCTGATTCACAAGCTCTCGATCTCTTATCGCAGATGTTGAAATACAGCCCAGAAGAAAGAGTGACATCAGCAGATGCTCTTAAGCATCCATATTTGGCTAAGTATCATGATCCTCTCGATGAGCCCCTCTGCTTTCCGCAATTTGATTTctcttttgaaaatgaaaaaatgacGAAAGAACACATTCAAGAAAAGGTTGCAAAGATAATAGCAAAGTATCATAGACATAAAAAGCCGATTTCAAAAGTACCGTTAGGAACGTTTATGAAGCCCATACCTAGAGTGTGTGGCACAGTTAACCAAAAAGGAACTAATAGTTCGCTGTCGAACCAGTTTATTCCAGATGTTCTTGAGAAGAAACAAAACGCAACAAATTTCTTGCAACCATCTTTAATCCAGAATAACACTGATAATGAATTATCTTCTGGGAAAGCTAAGCCAACAGAAACACTAAATGGTCCAGAGATAAACATCCAAAATAATGCATATGATGGCAATTGTAAAGAATCTAAAATGGATTTACTGGTTGCAACGCAGCAAAGTATCACAGATGTTGAGATGAAGAGTGCAACATCACTTTGTGGTAGTGGTCAGATCAACAACCAAGAAATAAACCCAAATGGTAAAAACTCCTCACAACCACCTGTAGATGTTATCATGCGAAGTGCATCAAGAGAGGATCTGCTTCAAGACTTGCCACAGCATAAGAGAAATGACCTTCAGAAACTTAATGCCAAGGCGGCCGTGTCAAGTGATGTGACTATGAAAAGTGTAGACCATGGTGATGCTAAGAAATCTGTTGATGAAGGGGCAAAGAGTACTTCTGAGACCTCACAGAAAACAATTTCAACCGACACGAAAGCTCTGATCAAGGCAGCTCTACTGAATGCTGCACTTAGAAACAAGATCAAAGCTTCAGAGCCAG attcAACAGCAAAATCCAATGCAAATGCATTACCAATAGGTGGCCGGAAGATGTCAGTGAAAGCATGGGAACGTCAGAAGGAGAGAGAAGACAAGAGAAAGTTGAAATTGAAGAAAGCTAccgaaagacaaaaaaaacagAAAGCAAAAACTAAAATACAAGAGAACAATGGTTTATTCCTGACTCAGGAAGACAGAGAAATGCTAGAGAGATGGAACAAGATGAGAGCTACTGCTCAAGAGGATAAAGAAAAGGGAACCGTGAATCTAAAGTTGTCAAAATCAGAACCAAACATTCAAACCTCTTTAAAAACAAGTGTACAAGCACAGCAGAGCAATGCTCAGCAGACAGTCATGTCATCCAGTAATCAAACAATACCATCAAGTTTAGAAAACTCTAGTGGATATTTAAATAAAGACAGAAACCTACCAACAACGTTTGTCCTGGCAGGACAAGGTCAGTCCCAGCAGGGTCAACCAGTTCAGATTAAACTCACCCAACCTACCACCTTTGTAATAAAAAATTCAGCCAATTTGGCGCTAAATACTAGGGTGCCAATCCGTCAAAATCTGAAGCCTATTGCGCCTAAGAAACAACAATGTGCTAACATCCAGACAAAGTTCACAAATCACGTAGCAGTAGCGCCATCTAACACGAAAGAACCGATATCTGATCAAAATATTTCCAATCTTGACCAAAACAAAGTGCATACATACTCTGCCATAGATATGTTTAATGATATGCAAATAAAACCTTCTGTTCCAACAAAAGCGACCTTAAAATCACCACAAAGACTTTTCCAGCCTGTCAGTCCTTCACCTCCATTTATCCAGCACGGCTCTCCACCTACGTATGAAGAAGCCTTAGAAGCCAAGCAGAAGACTCCAACCAAAATGTCACCACTCCTGCGTGATGAATTCCTGATTGCTCATAACTTTGGCGGAGCTTCTGCCAAAATGTCTGCTCCAGATCTCTTCAAAGATGTTATTCCTCCTCAAGGCTTTTACAGGGATTCAAATTCCCAACCAGACATTGCGTTTGTTACGCATCAGTTTTCAAAATCAGGCATGATTGATGTTCTGCCTCCTATACTGCAATTAACACCAAGAGGTGATGGAGCTGGATATGGGTTAACAATGGATCTTGAAGAACTACTCAATCAGTCACTTGATATGCAGCCTCCTCCTCTATCGACTGG TGTGAAATGTGAATCTGGGCCGCTGTCTGCATCTCTACTCTCTGATTGGTTAGATCTGCATAATTTAAATCCTGCTGATCTTCAGGCAGTGCAACAAGAACTTGGTTTGCCATCACCATTTAACATATCAAACTTGCCTGATATTACTAATCCTACTCCTAAAGataaatag
- the LOC140044719 gene encoding synaptic vesicle 2-related protein-like isoform X2, with product MISIRFNSKDITDSDSRPSRRRRRLDLTLPLTSPEPFYGTTMYHRSRSASRSSYGSNLSMNAPTYTVDEAINAIGVGWTQVYILITVFISWVFLSAETLLSTTISTQFQCDLLLSGDQVALLTTSLFIGELVGTWPNGKFVDTYGRKAGMVFITAWTLYYGIIFSFTPTFIWAIAIRFLTGLGLIGVLSVYILYLGEMVPSNIRVWFVLAQVLSYGTGSLYVATIGMFAVPTQGWRYQSFYAALPGVISIILTFFLPESPRYLAFVGRMETSCEVLTKLADSNKVELPPGDLLQTHEIADPEKSTSFQLLRNGYLRQTTILYMAWFACYFAYYGMALTTTPLLSGIYIQEGNASSSVVTIANTSVYSVQSSSSTGSTFVVPPEPRCDAVAEDIDCNDYLPSRDEYVETIVATLGDFIAAPVMVILVLLLGRKRTLTVSLISAASSIILIAFLMEDIDLTFFIFAARAFSLGTYGALFLYTVEVYPTSLRAQAVVTCQFWAKVAGAVTPFVAQGLFEKTPFWSMMTYFFVCIFAGIATIFLEIDPTGEIREDM from the exons ATGATAAGTATAAGATTTAATTCTAAAG atATCACTGACAGTGATTCTAGACCTTCGAGAC GACGGCGTCGTCTTGATCTCACGTTGCCCTTGACGTCACCAGAGCCGTTTTATGGCACTACGATGTACCACCGATCCAGATCCGCATCTCGTAGTAGCTACGGAAGTAACCTTAGTATGAACGCACCGACTTACACTGTTGATGAAGCCATCAATGCCATCGGCGTAGGCTGGACCCAAGTCTATATACTTATCACTGTTTTTATTTCGTGGGTATTTTTATCGGCGGAGACACTGCTTTCAACCACAAtatcaactcaatttcaatgtGATCTATTGCTATCAGGAGATCAAGTAGCCCTTTTGACaacg tcCCTTTTTATTGGAGAATTAGTGGGAACTTGGCCAAATGGGAAATTTGTTGACACATATGGAAGAAAAGCT GGTATGGTTTTTATCACGGCGTGGACATTGTACTATGGTATCATATTTTCTTTTACACCGACGTTTATCTGGGCAATTGCTATACGTTTTTTAACTGGACTTGGTCTTATAGGAGTGCTTAGTGTATATATCTTATACTTAGGAGAAATGGTTCCATCAAATATTCGTGTGTGGTTTGTTCTCGCTCAAGTG CTTTCATACGGTACTGGTAGTTTATACGTAGCAACGATTGGCATGTTTGCAGTTCCAACACAGGGATGGCGGTATCAATCATTTTACGCTGCATTACCTGGTGTCATATCAATTATACTAACATTT TTTCTTCCAGAGTCACCTAGATATCTAGCATTTGTAGGCCGCATGGAAACATCTTGTGAGGTGTTAACAAAATTAGCGGATAGTAATAAGGTAGAACTACCTCCAGGAGATCTTCTACAAACGCACGAAATAGCTGAT CCGGAAAAGTCAACAAGTTTTCAACTTCTACGTAATGGTTATCTTAGGCAAACTACTATTCTTTACATGGCGTG GTTCGCATGTTATTTTGCTTACTATGGTATGGCGTTAACAACCACACCGCTTCTATCAGGCATATATATTCAAGAAGGGAACGCGTCATCGTCAGTAGTTACAATAGCAAACACTTCAGTGTATAGCGTTCAATCCAGTTCCAGCACCGGAAGTACGTTTGTGGTTCCACCAGAACCACGATGCGATGCAGTTGCGGAAGATATTGACTGCAATGATTATCTACCGTCGAGAGATGAATATGTAGAAACTATTGTGGCAACACTTGGAGATTTTATTG CTGCTCCTGTGATGGTAATATTAGTGCTTTTACTTGGTCGCAAGAGGACATTAACTGTTTCATTAATAAGTGCTGCATCATCTATAATCTTAATAGCCTTTCTAATGGAAGA TATTGATCTAACTTTCTTTATATTCGCTGCTCGTGCATTTTCTCTTGGGACTTATGGAGCACTATTCTTGTATACAGTAGAAGTATACCCAACGTCACTGAGAGCTCAGGCTGTTGTAACTTGCCAATTTTGGGCTAAAGTTGCCGGGGCTGTAACACCATTTGTCGCCCAG GGTTTATTTGAGAAGACGCCTTTTTGGTCAATGATGACGTATTTTTTCGTATGTATATTTGCTGGAATTGCAACAATATTTCTAGAAATTGACCCAACTGGCGAAATAAGAGAA GATATGTGA
- the LOC140044719 gene encoding synaptic vesicle 2-related protein-like isoform X1, with amino-acid sequence MFNQDSDDIVPLNDITDSDSRPSRRRRRLDLTLPLTSPEPFYGTTMYHRSRSASRSSYGSNLSMNAPTYTVDEAINAIGVGWTQVYILITVFISWVFLSAETLLSTTISTQFQCDLLLSGDQVALLTTSLFIGELVGTWPNGKFVDTYGRKAGMVFITAWTLYYGIIFSFTPTFIWAIAIRFLTGLGLIGVLSVYILYLGEMVPSNIRVWFVLAQVLSYGTGSLYVATIGMFAVPTQGWRYQSFYAALPGVISIILTFFLPESPRYLAFVGRMETSCEVLTKLADSNKVELPPGDLLQTHEIADPEKSTSFQLLRNGYLRQTTILYMAWFACYFAYYGMALTTTPLLSGIYIQEGNASSSVVTIANTSVYSVQSSSSTGSTFVVPPEPRCDAVAEDIDCNDYLPSRDEYVETIVATLGDFIAAPVMVILVLLLGRKRTLTVSLISAASSIILIAFLMEDIDLTFFIFAARAFSLGTYGALFLYTVEVYPTSLRAQAVVTCQFWAKVAGAVTPFVAQGLFEKTPFWSMMTYFFVCIFAGIATIFLEIDPTGEIREDM; translated from the exons ATGTTTAACCAAGACTCCGACGATATCGTGCCTCTAAATG atATCACTGACAGTGATTCTAGACCTTCGAGAC GACGGCGTCGTCTTGATCTCACGTTGCCCTTGACGTCACCAGAGCCGTTTTATGGCACTACGATGTACCACCGATCCAGATCCGCATCTCGTAGTAGCTACGGAAGTAACCTTAGTATGAACGCACCGACTTACACTGTTGATGAAGCCATCAATGCCATCGGCGTAGGCTGGACCCAAGTCTATATACTTATCACTGTTTTTATTTCGTGGGTATTTTTATCGGCGGAGACACTGCTTTCAACCACAAtatcaactcaatttcaatgtGATCTATTGCTATCAGGAGATCAAGTAGCCCTTTTGACaacg tcCCTTTTTATTGGAGAATTAGTGGGAACTTGGCCAAATGGGAAATTTGTTGACACATATGGAAGAAAAGCT GGTATGGTTTTTATCACGGCGTGGACATTGTACTATGGTATCATATTTTCTTTTACACCGACGTTTATCTGGGCAATTGCTATACGTTTTTTAACTGGACTTGGTCTTATAGGAGTGCTTAGTGTATATATCTTATACTTAGGAGAAATGGTTCCATCAAATATTCGTGTGTGGTTTGTTCTCGCTCAAGTG CTTTCATACGGTACTGGTAGTTTATACGTAGCAACGATTGGCATGTTTGCAGTTCCAACACAGGGATGGCGGTATCAATCATTTTACGCTGCATTACCTGGTGTCATATCAATTATACTAACATTT TTTCTTCCAGAGTCACCTAGATATCTAGCATTTGTAGGCCGCATGGAAACATCTTGTGAGGTGTTAACAAAATTAGCGGATAGTAATAAGGTAGAACTACCTCCAGGAGATCTTCTACAAACGCACGAAATAGCTGAT CCGGAAAAGTCAACAAGTTTTCAACTTCTACGTAATGGTTATCTTAGGCAAACTACTATTCTTTACATGGCGTG GTTCGCATGTTATTTTGCTTACTATGGTATGGCGTTAACAACCACACCGCTTCTATCAGGCATATATATTCAAGAAGGGAACGCGTCATCGTCAGTAGTTACAATAGCAAACACTTCAGTGTATAGCGTTCAATCCAGTTCCAGCACCGGAAGTACGTTTGTGGTTCCACCAGAACCACGATGCGATGCAGTTGCGGAAGATATTGACTGCAATGATTATCTACCGTCGAGAGATGAATATGTAGAAACTATTGTGGCAACACTTGGAGATTTTATTG CTGCTCCTGTGATGGTAATATTAGTGCTTTTACTTGGTCGCAAGAGGACATTAACTGTTTCATTAATAAGTGCTGCATCATCTATAATCTTAATAGCCTTTCTAATGGAAGA TATTGATCTAACTTTCTTTATATTCGCTGCTCGTGCATTTTCTCTTGGGACTTATGGAGCACTATTCTTGTATACAGTAGAAGTATACCCAACGTCACTGAGAGCTCAGGCTGTTGTAACTTGCCAATTTTGGGCTAAAGTTGCCGGGGCTGTAACACCATTTGTCGCCCAG GGTTTATTTGAGAAGACGCCTTTTTGGTCAATGATGACGTATTTTTTCGTATGTATATTTGCTGGAATTGCAACAATATTTCTAGAAATTGACCCAACTGGCGAAATAAGAGAA GATATGTGA
- the LOC140044719 gene encoding synaptic vesicle 2-related protein-like isoform X3 — MMDITDSDSRPSRRRRRLDLTLPLTSPEPFYGTTMYHRSRSASRSSYGSNLSMNAPTYTVDEAINAIGVGWTQVYILITVFISWVFLSAETLLSTTISTQFQCDLLLSGDQVALLTTSLFIGELVGTWPNGKFVDTYGRKAGMVFITAWTLYYGIIFSFTPTFIWAIAIRFLTGLGLIGVLSVYILYLGEMVPSNIRVWFVLAQVLSYGTGSLYVATIGMFAVPTQGWRYQSFYAALPGVISIILTFFLPESPRYLAFVGRMETSCEVLTKLADSNKVELPPGDLLQTHEIADPEKSTSFQLLRNGYLRQTTILYMAWFACYFAYYGMALTTTPLLSGIYIQEGNASSSVVTIANTSVYSVQSSSSTGSTFVVPPEPRCDAVAEDIDCNDYLPSRDEYVETIVATLGDFIAAPVMVILVLLLGRKRTLTVSLISAASSIILIAFLMEDIDLTFFIFAARAFSLGTYGALFLYTVEVYPTSLRAQAVVTCQFWAKVAGAVTPFVAQGLFEKTPFWSMMTYFFVCIFAGIATIFLEIDPTGEIREDM, encoded by the exons ATGATGG atATCACTGACAGTGATTCTAGACCTTCGAGAC GACGGCGTCGTCTTGATCTCACGTTGCCCTTGACGTCACCAGAGCCGTTTTATGGCACTACGATGTACCACCGATCCAGATCCGCATCTCGTAGTAGCTACGGAAGTAACCTTAGTATGAACGCACCGACTTACACTGTTGATGAAGCCATCAATGCCATCGGCGTAGGCTGGACCCAAGTCTATATACTTATCACTGTTTTTATTTCGTGGGTATTTTTATCGGCGGAGACACTGCTTTCAACCACAAtatcaactcaatttcaatgtGATCTATTGCTATCAGGAGATCAAGTAGCCCTTTTGACaacg tcCCTTTTTATTGGAGAATTAGTGGGAACTTGGCCAAATGGGAAATTTGTTGACACATATGGAAGAAAAGCT GGTATGGTTTTTATCACGGCGTGGACATTGTACTATGGTATCATATTTTCTTTTACACCGACGTTTATCTGGGCAATTGCTATACGTTTTTTAACTGGACTTGGTCTTATAGGAGTGCTTAGTGTATATATCTTATACTTAGGAGAAATGGTTCCATCAAATATTCGTGTGTGGTTTGTTCTCGCTCAAGTG CTTTCATACGGTACTGGTAGTTTATACGTAGCAACGATTGGCATGTTTGCAGTTCCAACACAGGGATGGCGGTATCAATCATTTTACGCTGCATTACCTGGTGTCATATCAATTATACTAACATTT TTTCTTCCAGAGTCACCTAGATATCTAGCATTTGTAGGCCGCATGGAAACATCTTGTGAGGTGTTAACAAAATTAGCGGATAGTAATAAGGTAGAACTACCTCCAGGAGATCTTCTACAAACGCACGAAATAGCTGAT CCGGAAAAGTCAACAAGTTTTCAACTTCTACGTAATGGTTATCTTAGGCAAACTACTATTCTTTACATGGCGTG GTTCGCATGTTATTTTGCTTACTATGGTATGGCGTTAACAACCACACCGCTTCTATCAGGCATATATATTCAAGAAGGGAACGCGTCATCGTCAGTAGTTACAATAGCAAACACTTCAGTGTATAGCGTTCAATCCAGTTCCAGCACCGGAAGTACGTTTGTGGTTCCACCAGAACCACGATGCGATGCAGTTGCGGAAGATATTGACTGCAATGATTATCTACCGTCGAGAGATGAATATGTAGAAACTATTGTGGCAACACTTGGAGATTTTATTG CTGCTCCTGTGATGGTAATATTAGTGCTTTTACTTGGTCGCAAGAGGACATTAACTGTTTCATTAATAAGTGCTGCATCATCTATAATCTTAATAGCCTTTCTAATGGAAGA TATTGATCTAACTTTCTTTATATTCGCTGCTCGTGCATTTTCTCTTGGGACTTATGGAGCACTATTCTTGTATACAGTAGAAGTATACCCAACGTCACTGAGAGCTCAGGCTGTTGTAACTTGCCAATTTTGGGCTAAAGTTGCCGGGGCTGTAACACCATTTGTCGCCCAG GGTTTATTTGAGAAGACGCCTTTTTGGTCAATGATGACGTATTTTTTCGTATGTATATTTGCTGGAATTGCAACAATATTTCTAGAAATTGACCCAACTGGCGAAATAAGAGAA GATATGTGA